The proteins below come from a single Zea mays cultivar B73 chromosome 8, Zm-B73-REFERENCE-NAM-5.0, whole genome shotgun sequence genomic window:
- the LOC100191621 gene encoding 3-ketoacyl-CoA synthase 4 has protein sequence MDGVSAPPPHRRLPDFLQSVNLKYVKLGYHYLITHLLTLTLLPLIAVILLEAGRTDPDDLRQLWLHLQYNLVSVLVLSAVLVFGATVYALTRPRPVYLVDFACYRPPAHLRVRFDQFMRHSRLCGFSDDALEFQRKILERSGLSEETYVPEAMHALPPQPTMANARAEAEAVMFGALDALFRSTGVKPKDVGVLVVNCSLFNPTPSLSAMVVNRYRLRGNVRSFNLGGMGCSAGVIAVDLARDMLQVHRATYAVVVSTENITQNWYFGNRKSMLIPNCLFRVGGAAVLLSNRGADRRRAKYVLRHVVRTHKGADDRAFGCVYQEQDGEGKTGVSLSKDLMAIAGGALKTNITTLGPLVLPVSEQLLFFATLVAKKLLSAKTKPYIPDFKLAFEHFCIHAGGRAVIDELEKNLQLSPAHVEASRMTLHRFGNTSSSSIWYELAYMEAKGRVRRGHRVWQIAFGSGFKCNSAVWHALRNVKPSPDSPWEDCIDRYPVELVDGFPTQQ, from the coding sequence ATGGACGGAGTCTCCGCCCCGCCGCCCCACCGGCGGCTGCCGGACTTCCTCCAGAGCGTGAACCTCAAGTACGTGAAGCTGGGGTACCACTACCTCATCACCCACCTGCTGACGCTGACGCTGCTGCCGCTGATCGCCGTGATCCTGCTGGAGGCCGGGCGCACCGACCCGGACGACCTGCGCCAGCTCTGGCTCCACCTCCAGTACAACCTCGTGTCCGTGCTGGTCCTCTCCGCCGTGCTCGTGTTCGGCGCCACCGTCTACGCGCTCACCCGCCCGCGCCCCGTCTACCTGGTGGACTTCGCCTGCTACCGCCCGCCCGCGCACCTCCGGGTCCGCTTCGACCAGTTCATGCGCCACTCCCGCCTCTGCGGCTTCTCCGACGACGCGCTGGAGTTCCAGCGCAAGATCCTGGAGCGCTCGGGCCTCAGCGAGGAGACGTACGTCCCCGAGGCCATGCACGCGCTCCCGCCCCAGCCCACCATGGCCAACGCCcgcgccgaggccgaggccgtcaTGTTCGGCGCGCTCGACGCCCTCTTCCGCTCCACGGGCGTCAAGCCCAAGGACGTCGGCGTGCTCGTCGTCAACTGCAGCCTCTTCAACCCGACGCCGTCTCTGTCGGCCATGGTCGTCAACAGGTACAGGCTCCGCGGGAACGTCCGCAGCTTCAACCTCGGCGGGATGGGGTGCAGCGCGGGCGTCATCGCCGTCGACCTGGCGCGCGACATGCTGCAGGTGCACCGCGCCACCTACGCCGTGGTGGTCAGCACGGAGAACATCACCCAGAACTGGTACTTCGGGAACCGCAAGTCCATGCTCATCCCCAACTGCCTGTTCCGCGTGGGCGGCGCGGCGGTGCTGCTGTCCAACCGCGGCGCGGACCGGCGCCGCGCCAAGTACGTCCTCAGGCACGTGGTGCGCACGCACAAGGGCGCCGACGACAGGGCCTTCGGCTGCGTGTACCAGGAGCAGGACGGCGAGGGCAAGACCGGCGTGTCGCTGTCCAAGGACCTGATGGCCATCGCGGGCGGCGCGCTCAAGACCAACATCACGACGCTGGGCCCGCTCGTGCTGCCCGTCAGCGAGCAGCTCCTCTTCTTCGCCACGCTCGTCGCCAAGAAGCTGCTCAGCGCCAAGACGAAGCCCTACATCCCGGACTTCAAGCTGGCGTTCGAGCACTTCTGCATCCACGCGGGCGGGCGCGCCGTCATCGACGAGCTGGAGAAGAACCTGCAGCTGAGCCCGGCCCACGTGGAGGCGTCCCGGATGACGCTCCACCGCTTCGGCAACACCTCCAGCAGCTCCATCTGGTACGAGCTCGCCTACATGGAGGCCAAGGGCCGCGTCCGCCGCGGCCACCGCGTCTGGCAGATCGCCTTCGGCAGCGGGTTCAAGTGCAACAGCGCCGTCTGGCACGCACTGCGCAACGTCAAGCCGTCGCCCGATAGCCCCTGGGAGGACTGCATTGACCGCTACCCGGTGGAGCTCGTCGACGGCTTCCCCACGCAGCAATAG